The proteins below are encoded in one region of Apium graveolens cultivar Ventura chromosome 4, ASM990537v1, whole genome shotgun sequence:
- the LOC141718461 gene encoding uncharacterized protein LOC141718461: protein MQPPNPNPNYPPQNQLDPNTLYYQQSHTSNYSYYYPNPHLHPPNPNFPQHSFQPESSLSTYDPYYNVAPSNQVVNPAEFDPNSYPAQSYGYEYQAQQPGGMVYQQYQAVSVEAKAMAVPYYSDPNGGSVSHNWAVNEVASAANGVTLPPNGMHQYAPVKPKPVSLLNRRAKPKGIWKKEPKTKVVQSAWCEVCRVSCDTKDVLDKHKSGKKHMKNLEKLGTGSAPSSLPVPVASAGPEHPVIGPPENPNKKKTTQSVAKVVQSAWCEVCKVKCDTVDVLNVHNSGKKHKKNLEKLTSASVPVPVTFVKSENSAAGPLNHGKSVCVGERKSKKKAAGSPKDLETKRRKVVEGGAAVSSVRTCVTCNVVCNSETVFQYHIQGQKHMAMIMKIASQRMNMAAGAM, encoded by the exons ATGCAGCCcccaaaccctaaccctaattacCCTCCCCAAAATCAATTAGATCCCAATACTCTCTATTATCAACAATCACACACATCTAATTACTCTTATTATTATCCTAATCCTCATCTTCATCCTCCAAACCCTAATTTTCCCCAACACTCATTTCAACCCGAATCTTCTTTATCCACTTATGATCCTTATTATAATGTGGCTCCGAGTAATCAGGTTGTTAACCCGGCCGAATTCGACCCGAATTCTTACCCGGCGCAATCGTACGGGTATGAGTACCAGGCCCAGCAACCCGGTGGGATGGTTTACCAGCAGTATCAAGCTGTTAGTGTGGAAGCAAAAGCAATGGCTGTGCCGTATTATTCGGACCCGAATGGCGGTTCCGTTTCGCATAATTGGGCTGTGAATGAGGTTGCTAGTGCTGCAAAT GGAGTGACACTACCACCAAATGGGATGCACCAATATGCGCCTGTGAAACCAAAGCCTGTCTCTTTGTTGAATCGGCGAGCTAAACCGAAAGGCATTTGGAAGAAAGAACCAAAGACGAAAGTTGTACAGTCTGCGTGGTGTGAAGTTTGCAGGGTTAGTTGTGATACCAAGGATGTTCTGGACAAACATAAATCCGGAAAGAAGCACATGAAGAACTTGGAGAAACTAGGTACAGGCTCTGCACCCTCATCTCTCCCGGTTCCTGTCGCATCTGCAGGGCCAGAACATCCAGTTATTGGACCTCCGGAGAATCCTAATAAGAAGAAAACAACACAGTCAGTGGCAAAGGTTGTGCAATCTGCATGGTGTGAAGTTTGCAAGGTTAAATGCGACACGGTCGATGTTCTCAATGTGCATAATTCGGGTAAAAAACACAAAAAGAATTTGGAGAAACTTACAAGCGCATCAGTTCCTGTTCCTGTCACTTTCGTGAAGTCTGAGAATTCAGCAGCTGGGCCATTAAATCATGGTAAAAGTGTGTGTGTTGGCGAGAGAAAGTCAAAAAAGAAAGCAGCAGGTTCTCCTAAAGATTTAGAAACAAAGAGGAGAAAGGTTGTGGAAGGTGGGGCAGCGGTTTCTTCTGTCAGGACATGTGTTACATGTAATGTCGTTTGCAATAGTGAAACAGTTTTCCAATATCATATTCAAGGACAGAAGCATATGGCCATGATCATGAAGATTGCATCTCAGAGAATGAACATGGCTGCTGGTGCAATGTAG